A window from Balearica regulorum gibbericeps isolate bBalReg1 chromosome 1, bBalReg1.pri, whole genome shotgun sequence encodes these proteins:
- the IPO5 gene encoding importin-5, which translates to MAATAEQEQQQFYLLLGNLLSPDNAVRKQAEETYENIPGQSKITFLLQAIRNTAAAEEARQMAAVLLRRLLSSAFEEVYPALSPDDQTSIKSGLLLIIQLETQSSMRKKICDIVAELARNLIDEDGNNQWPEVLKFLFDSVSSQNVGLREAALHIFWNFPGIFGNQQQHYLEVIKRMLVQCMQDQEHPSIKTLSARAAAAFVLANEHNLPLLKHFADLLPGILQAVNDSCYQNDDSVLKSLVEIADSVPKYLRPHLEPTLQLSLKLCADASLSNMQRQLALEVIVTLSETAAAMLRRHTNIVAQAIPQMLAMMVDLEEDEDWANADELEDDDFDSNAVAGESALDRMACGLGGKLVLPMIKEHIMQMLQNPDWKYRHAGLMALSAIGEGCHQQMEGILNEIVNFVLLFLQDPHPRVRYAACNAIGQMATDFAPGFQKKFHEKVIAALLQTMEDQGNQRVQAHAAAALINFTEDCPKSLLIPYLDNLVKHLHSTMVIKLQELIQKGTKLVLEQVVTSIASVADTAEEKFVPYYDLFMPSLKHIVENAVQKELRLLRGKTIECISLIGLAVGKEKFMQDASDVMQLLLKTQTDFSDLEDDDPQISYMISAWARMCKILGKEFQQYLPVVMGPLMKTASIKPEVALLDTQDMENMSDDDGWEFVNLGDQQSFGIKTAGLEEKATACQMLVCYAKELKEGFVEYTEQVVKLMVPLLKFYFHDGVRVAAAESMPLLLECARVRGPEYLTQMWHFMCDALIKAIGTEPDSDVLSEIMHSFAKCIEVMGDGCLNNEHFEELGGILKGKLEEHFKNQELRQVKRQDEDYDEQVEESLQDEDDSDVYILTKVSDILHSIFSSYKEKVLPWFERLLPLIVNLICPHRPWPDRQWGLCIFDDIVEHCSPSSFKYAEYFLRPMLQSVCDNSPEVRQAAAYGVGVMAQFGGDSYRPFCTEALPLLVRVIQSPDAKTKENVNATENCISAVGKIMKFKPDCVNVEEVLPHWLSWLPLHEDKEEAVHTFNYLCDLIESNNPVVLGPNNSNLPRIFGIIADGEIHEAIKHEDPCTKRLANVVRQVQTSGGLWTECISQLNADQQAAIQELLNSA; encoded by the exons GAGACATATGAGAATATTCCAGGTCAATCCAAGATCACCTTCCTCCTACAAGCAATCAGgaatactgctgctgctgaggag GCTAGACAAATGGCAGCTGTCCTTCTGCGACgtcttttgtcttctgcttttgaagaaGTTTATCCAGCTCTTTCACCTGATGATCAGACCTCTATCAAAAGTGGATTGCTCTTGATTATTCAGTTGGAAACACAATCcagtatgaggaaaaaaatctgtgacatCGTTGCTGAATTGGCCAGGAACTTAATAG ATGAAGATGGCAACAACCAGTGGCCAGAAGTTCTGAAATTCTTATTTGACTCTGTCAGCTCTCAGAACGTGGGCCTGCGTGAGGCTGCTCTACATATTTTCTG GAATTTTCCTGGGATTTTTGGGAATCAGCAGCAACACTATTTGGAGGTCATTAAGAGAATGCTGGTTCAGTGTATGCAAGATCAAGAGCATCCATCA ATCAAGACACTGTCTGCTagagctgcagctgcatttGTGCTTGCTAATGAGCACAATCTTCCCCTTCTTAAACATTTTGCAGACTTGCTACCTGGAATCTTGCAG GCTGTAAATGATTCCTGCTACCAAAATGATGATTCTGTCCTGAAATCCCTTGTAGAAATTGCAGATTCTGTTCCAAAGTATTTACGACCACATTTAGAACCTACATTGCAACTAAGTCTGAAG TTGTGTGCAGATGCCAGTCTCAGTAACATGCAGCGTCAGTTGGCGCTTGAAGTAATTGTGACCTTGtcagaaactgctgctgctaTGCTGAGGAGGCATACAAACATTGTTGCACAAGCCA ttcctcaaATGTTAGCTATGATGGTTGACTTGGAAGAAGATGAAGATTGGGCAAATGCAGATGAGCTTGAAGATGATGATTTTGACAG CAATGCAGTTGCTGGTGAGAGTGCACTGGACAGGATGGCATGTGGCCTTGGAGGAAAACTTGTTTTACCTATGATTAAAGAACATATTATGCAAATGCTTCAGAATC CTGACTGGAAATACAGGCATGCTGGCTTGATGGCACTCTCAGCCATTGGAGAAGGTTGCCACCAACAGATGGAGGGAATTTTAAATGAGATAGTTAATTTCGTTTTGCTATTCCTTCAGGATCCT CATCCAAGAGTAAGATACGCTGCTTGTAATGCTATTGGACAAATGGCAACTGACTTCGCACctggttttcaaaagaaatttcatgAGAAG GTGATAGCAGCTCTTCTGCAAACCATGGAGGATCAAGGCAACCAACGTGTTCAAGCCCACGCAGCTGCAGCACTCATAAACTTCACTGAAGATTGTCCCAAGTCACTGCTTATCCCGTACTTGGATAATCTAGTGAAGCACCTTCATTCCACTATGGTGATAAAATTACAAGAG tTGATACAGAAAGGCACTAAGCTAGTTTTGGAGCAAGTTGTGACTTCAATTGCATCAGTTGCAGATACAGCAGAGGAGAAGTTTGTTCCCTACTATGACTTATTTATGCCCTCTTTAAAACACATTGTTGAGAATGCTGTTCAGAAAGAATTAAGACTTCTACGAGGAAAGACGATTGAATGTATCAGCCTAATTGGTCTTGCTGTTGGTAAAGAAAAG TTTATGCAGGATGCGTCAGATGTAATGCAGCTGTTATTGAAGACACAAACAGACTTCAGTGATCTAGAAGATGATGATCCACAG ATTTCTTACATGATCTCAGCATGGGCCAGAATGTGTAAAATTCTTGGAAAGGAATTTCAGCAGTACCTTCCGGTTGTCATGGGACCTTTAATGAAGACTGCATCCATTAAACCTGAAGTAGCTCTATTAGACA CACAAGATATGGAGAATATGAGTGATGATGATGGTTGGGAATTTGTAAACCTAGGAGATCAGCAAAgttttggaattaaaactgcaggccttgaagaaaaagcaactgcaTGCCAGATGCTG GTTTGCTATGCAAAAGAGCTAAAAGAAGGATTCGTGGAGTACACAGAGCAAGTAGTAAAGCTGATGGTTCCCTTGTTGAAGTTCTATTTCCATGATG GTGTTCGAGTGGCAGCAGCGGAGTCGATGCCCCTCCTTCTTGAATGTGCTAGAGTTCGTGGGCCAGAGTACCTCACACAGATGTGGCACTTCATGTGTGATGCGCTCATCAAAGCCATTGGGACAGAACCAGATTCAGATGTTCTCTCAGAAATAATGCATTCTTTTGCAAAG TGCATTGAGGTAATGGGAGACGGATGCCTTAACAACGAACACTTTGAAGAACTTGGAGGAATATTGAAAGGAAAACTAGAAgagcactttaaaaatcaagaattaAGACAGG tgaAAAGACAAGATGAAGACTATGATGAACAAGTTGAAGAGTCATTACAAGATGAA GACGACAGTGACGTTTATATTTTGACTAAAGTATCGGACATTTTGCACTCAATATTCAGCAGTTACAAGGAGAAGGTACTGCCGTGGTTTGAAAGGCTACTTCCACTAATTGTCAACCTAATT TGTCCACATAGGCCATGGCCAGACAGGCAGTGGGGGCTCTGCATTTTTGACGATATCGTAGAGCACTGCAGCCCCTCCTCATTCAAGTATGCCGAGTACTTCCTGAGGCCAATGCTACAGTCGGTATGTGACAACAGCCCAGAGGTCAGGCAAGCAGCCGCCTACGGCGTTGGAGTTATGGCACAATTTGGTGGGGACAGCTATCGCCCTTTTTGCACAG AGGCGCTTCCATTGCTGGTGAGAGTCATTCAGTCACCAGATGCCAAAACCAAAGAGAATGTCAATGCAACAGAgaactgcatttcagctgtagGAAAGATAATGAAGTTCAAGCCCGACTGTGTAAATGTTGAAGAAGTCCTGCCACACTGGTTATCATGGCTTCCGCTTCATGAAGATAAAGAAGAAGCTGTTCATACTTTCAATTATCTGTGTGACTTAATTGAGAG CAACAACCCAGTTGTCCTCGGTCCCAACAACTCCAACCTTCCCAGAATATTTGGTATAATTGCGGATGGTGAAATTCATGAAGCTATTAAACACGAAGATCCATGTACCAAGCGGTTGGCTAATGTTGTTCGCCAAGTGCAG ACATCTGGAGGACTGTGGACAGAATGCATATCACAGCTCAATGCAGATCAACAGGCAGCCATACAGGAGCTCCTGAACTCTGCTTGA